AGCTTTACCGGTTCCCACTTTTTTATTTCCTTTCCTTCCGGGTCTACAACCCGGTTAACCAATAAAGGCTTCATCATTACACCATTATTTGCAACACTAGAGGCCAACATCGCCATATGAAGCGGTGTCACCAGCATTTTGCCCTGTCCTATGGCTACTGCTGCCATATCTGTCTTTCCCATGTTGTCATAAGGAAAAACACTCTTTTTAAAAGGAATATCAAAGGATATGCTTTTTCCTATTCCGATTTTTTGTGCCATATCCCTTATATTTTTTTCCCCAAGCTTCACACCAATCTGAGAAAACGCCACATTACTTGAAACAACAAGTGCCTTTTCCAGGTCAATTTTACCATAAGCCTTCTTATTGCTATTATCAAAGTTCTTGCCGTCAATCCTTACAGTTCCCCTGTCATCAAAGGTCAGGCCTTCCAAACCGTTCTCCAGTGCTGAAGCGGCTATAGCAACCTTAAAGGTTGAGCCAGGTGCATAGAGGCCTTGGGTAGCCCTTGGAAGAAAAGGACTGTCTTCGGAATCAACAAGCTCTTTCCACTTTTCTGTAAGGGCACGGTTATTCGGGTCGAAGCCTGGCTTACTCACCATGGCTAAAACACCTCCTGTTCTGGGGTTCATGGCCACAACAGCTCCATTTTTTGCTCCCATCAGGTCATTTGCAAGCTTTTGGAGGTTATGGTCAATGGTAAGGCACATGTTGTTGCCCACCTTTTTACCCTGCAGCAGGCTGCTGTTGATACCCATAACAGACCTTAATTCACTTATATCCAATAAATAGTTGTTATACTTTTCTTCAATAAGTGCCCTCCCGTAAACCTCCGAATTATAGCCTATGACATGGCTGTATAGACTGCCATATGGATACTTTCTTTGCCACTTGCCCTTTACATCAGTACTTTCCGCTAATATCCTGCCATTTGCATCATATATGTTTCCCCTTTTGGTATTGTCTTCTTTAAGCTGCAGCCTCCTGTTATAAGGGCTGGACTCTATCTTTTTCCCCGTAAAAAGCTGAAAATAAGTGAGGTAAACCATAAGGCTAAAGAAAATTGTGCATATAAATACCAGAATATGAATTATCTTATTATTCCTATTCATTCTCTATGTCCTCCTCTCCGGAGTAAGACTCTTTAGATAGTGCCTGTAATATCCCTAAAGCAATAAATCCAGATGTCAGGGAACTTCCTCCGTAGCTTATGAACGGGAGGGTAATCCCTGTCAGTGGTATAAACTTTATTACCCCTCCTATTATTATGAATGTCTGAAAGCCAAACATAAGTGTAATACCCATTGCAACAAGCTTTTTAAACAAATCCTTAATGTATAGGGCTATTTTAAAGCCTCTATACACAAGCAAAAAATACAGAAGAATAACGGCAATTCCCCCAAATATGCCCATTTCCTCGCAAATAGCTGAAAAAATAAAATCTGTTTTTACTTCAGGTATCAGGTGAGGGTTGCCCAATCCTATCCCCCTTCCAAAAAATCCGCCTGCCCCTATGGCAAACATGGACTGGGTTATCTGGTATCCCTTTCCTGCGGCATCAACCCATGGATTGAGCCACATATCCACCCTGATTTTTATATGATGTACAAAAAAATATCCCCCGGCTGCACCGACAGCTGCAGCACCACCATTTAATAAAAGCAGCTTTATGTCATCATCAAAGGTGTATAATATCATGAAATAGATCAAAAACAGCAAAAGTGCCGTTCCCCATTCCTTTTGCAGCACCAGAAAGCCTATAAACGAGTAAACCATTATAAAAAACGCTATCTTGCTTAGGAGCTTGCCTTTATCGATTTTGTATTTTATGTTTATATCTCTAAAACTTACAACCAACTGCTCAGAGCTTTTGAAATAGCAGGCAATGGTCAGGATAAACAGTATCTTTATAATTTCTGAGGGCTGAAAGCTGTATCCTCCGATATATATCCAGTTTCTAGATCCATTGATGCTGCTTCCGATAAGCAGGGTTATTACAAATAACAGCATGGAAGCACTATAATAGTAAAACATCAACTTATCCCGGGTCTTTATCTTTCCATATATATAGTAGCTTACAAAAAACAGAGCTATTCCCACTACAAGCCACAAAATCTGCTTAAGCCCCAATTCCTGATCCAAGCGGTAAATCATTAAAACACCAAGGCTCGCAAGCATTGATACCACTAAAAATAGATACTCATCACCCATATTTTTTTTAGCAATAAAGAAATAGGACAGGCATATAAGTCCAGTAACAACAAGTCCTTCGATCAATACCATCTTGTCATAGGGCTTTTTATAATAATACAGAAGTCCGAATGCCACAATATTGGCTAATACCAGCATATTTACAGGACGTTTCAAGCTTAGAAACTTTAGCATCATACGCCTCCTTTATTCACCGCTTACAAATAGAAAGTCCACCTGCCCAATACGGATTTTATCACCATCTTTTAAGGGTTGCCTAATGTTCTTTAAATCTTTTCCGTTGACAAAGGTACCGTTTGTGCTACCGAGATCCTCAATAAAGTACTTACCGTCCTTTATTGAAAACCTGGCATGCCTGGTAGACATATATGGATCCTTAACAGCTATTTTGTTTTTAGATGATCTTCCTATATCGACATCTTTGCCTAGCATATAGATTTCTTCCACCTTAAAATCAAAATGCTCTCTTATGTTTATGAGCTTAAGATATGGGGTATTTTTCTTAATCTGGAAGTTCTGACTACTGGCTGATTTAATATCCAGATAAATCAGGCGTATCACACCATAAATAAATAGATATATAACAGTAACAAATATATATTTCAGCAAAGAAGAAAGTATCTCAAACACTATTAAATCCCTCCCGTACTATGACTTCACCAGAAAAATACTAAATTATAATCAATCGCCTCAAAGCATCTTCAAATCTTTCATCATCCTCTTTGGTCCTTTTTCTCGGGCCTGATACCCTGCCCTTTGACCGCCTGACTTTCTGAGAGATATGCCTTTCAAATAAAAGCCTATCAATATTGTCATTGGAATATATAAGTCCATTTTGGTTTAATGCGCTTGCACCCTTGGCTAAGGCCATGGCCGCTACACCAAAGTCCTGCGTCACAACAACATCTCCCTTGGAAACCTTGTTTATAAGGGCTATATCAACCGAATCCCTGCCTTGGTCCACTGTAACTGTAGTAGAATATCCATCGTCAATTATATGACTTGTATCAATAAACATGAACACTTTTATGTTTTTTTCTCTGGCTATTTTTATGATTATACTTTTAACCGGGCATGCATCCGCATCAACCAAAATATTCATTAAACCAACTGTCCTTTCCATGCTTGAAGCACACTACATCAAATGGGTACCCCTCTTTTGTCTTTTCCATTATTATAGCGTAAAATTTCCAGAAATATAAGGTATCATAATTATATTAAAGATTATATAACATAAATATAGTCAATATGTTATTTCTGGAACCTTTTCTTGGTGTTGAGTTCTGCTCCTAATTCTGCTATTCTTACATACAGGGAACTTGCTTATTTAAAGCTTTTTGGGCCAGTACCTCCCATTTTTGTAATCAACATCAAATCTCTTGATACATAAAAAGTTTTATTAGTATTACATTTTATATATTTTCAAGTGAGGTATATTATTTTTAATTATTGGGGGTTATTATGGAAACTATTTATCCATTGCTTTTGAATTTTTCCGCATTATTTATACAATGTATGGTGCTAGGTACTTTTGTTCTGTTTTTATTCAACAAAAAGGTATTGCGGAACAGGCTTTTGACGTTTTCTTTTATCAATACTATAGCAAACATACTGCCTATACTCCTGCTGCCAAGAACATCATATTCCGAAACGATTTTTATAGCCATATATTTTGCGTCCATGATATTACTGCTTAAATTTGTTTTAGGTTTGAGACTCTTATATGCAATATTAGGAACAGTTGTGGTGTTCCTGCTTTCAGCTATTGTACAATATATTGTTATGGCGATATTAAACTTCTCTCTCCAAGGTTTTGATTTATTCGCCTGGGCAGCCTCCTCTCCACTAAATTCATTTATCATAAGGCTTTTGGGAACTTTATTGGATTTATTGGCAGTGCTTATAATATACTACTTAAAAATAAAAATTCAAATACCTCAAGATATCTACAAGAAAAGAAAAATTGCAATAATACTAAACACTTTTATTATCGCAATCATAATAATACCTGATATTCTGTTTTTTGAAACAACACTAGATAAGATTCCCGGAGAATTGATAGTGTTTAACGCTGTCTCCGTCTTTATTCTTCTTATTCTCGGCACCTATAGTTCCATCAAATTCGGGGAACTGGAAACAGCGAAAAAGGAACTGGAATTCCAAAGGCTCTACAACAAAACCCTCGATGACTTGACAGATAACCTTAGGGGATTTAAGCACGAGTTCAATAACGTTTTATCCTGTATTCAAGGTTACCTTTATGTAGATGATGTGAATGGACTTAAGACATATTTATCCCAGATACAGAACGAAGCAAGGGTAATCAACAATATGGAGCCCCTAAATTCATATGTTAAGAATAATCCTGCAATTTACGGGCTTTTACTTTCAAAGGTATCCTATGCCCAGGTAAGAAATATTAACTTTAATGTACGTGTTTTTTCAAAAATGGATCCCCGCAATGTAAAGCTTCTGGATTTTTGCAAGCTGTTAGGGATACTGCTTGACAATGCTTTAGAGGCGGCAGCCGATTCAGACAAGAAGTATGTGGAGCTTTTAGTAAAGGAAGATAATCATTCCGGCTCCATGATTATCGAGATCATCAATTCATTTTCAGGGAGTCCCGATATAGAAAAAATCTTTGATAAAGGCTTTACTACTAAAGGAGAGCACAAAGGTTTCGGATTATGGGAGCTAAATAGAATTATAAACCAAAACAGCAGCAATGCAAAGCTAACTACAAGTATTTCCGGCAGCTTATTTATTCAGAAGATTGCAATTTTTTAAATCCAAAGGAGTTTCGGGCCCTAAACTCCTTTGAACTGATTTCTTTTTAATCATTCCTTAATTAAGGATTTTGGGGCTTTTGGCTGATATGACAAAAACGGGATACTTGCATAGCATGAGATTGATGCCACAAATGTGGCCATAACTCCAATTATTACACAGACAATAAACATCAGCCTTTTCTTCATAATTTAATCACCTCCCTCCACATTGAAAATCAATATGTCTATAGAGCTCAACACTCTTCAATTTCTCCGTTACTATGCAAGCAACCAAGAAGCTTGTACCCTAAGGGTGTTAATAACAATATAAATGGAATATTTGAAAACAATATGACACTGTACAAAACCATATCCAAATCGTATACTTTAAAAGATATGGCCAGAACAGCCACAGCAACAGCCCCAGAAGCCAACTTTCTGCAATATTTTATTCTTTTGCTAATGATAGGCTTTTCAAAGGTATCACCTGGTGCATAAGCGACCATTGCTAAAATATTTATAAAGAAAATGATAATGGCAGGAATGAAAGAAGTAATAACAAGGTATTTTGCCATAAATACCGCCCCGAAAAAAGTTAAATTGGATATTACAAAGCAACTGGTTCTTGTTTTTGCATGTGCCCCACCTGCAGCAATTCTCAGAGATCCGTATACAGAGAGAGAAACCACAACAGGTTTAATAACTCCCAACAAAGCAGCCAGCATAAAGAAAAAAGCCAATAACAGAGCATTATAAATAAGAATATCCAGCCCGTATTTAAGAGTTTCTTCCTTATCGCTATCAATTCCATCCATACTTCCCTTTAAAAAATCTACAATCTTAACGCATAAGTACTCAATCATAGAAACCCCTTAAGTATTGCAATGTTATAAGATTTTTATCGGGCTCTTTTATAAAAAAATTAACATAATTGTTTCATACTCACATTATTTATAATTGATAATTGTGTTATAATGTTGAATGCAATAAATCTGATTTTATGAGGGAGATAACAATTGGGCAAAAATCTATATATAACCGAAAAACCTTCTGTAGCAGCCAGCTTTGCGGATGTTCTCGGAGTAACCGTATCAAAAAGCGATAGGGCACGGGGTTATGCCGAGTCCGCTAATGCTATTATTTCATGGTGTTTTGGTCACCTTATCACAATGGCTTTTCCAGATGCTTATGATACAAAATACAAGGAATGGAAAGTAGAGCACCTGCCCATTATACCTGAAGAATACAAATATATAGTTATTGATGACAGCGGCGTTAAAAAACAGTTTGAAACAATCAAAAGCCTTATGTTACGGGAAGACGTGGATTATATTTACTCTTGCACCGACAGCGGTCGTGAGGGTGAATACATCTACAGATTGGTAGCAGCTCAGAGCGGATGCAGCAAGCCCTCTAAAAGGGTATGGATTTCATCACATACCGATGATTCTATTAAAAAAGGGATTGATGAGGCCAAAGACCTTTCTGCATATGATTCTCTTGGCATTTCTGCCTACAACAGGGCTATAGAGGACTGGCTTTTCGGAATGAACTTCAGCAGAATTTACACATGCCAGTATGGACGTATGCTGTCAAACCTCCTGAAAGAGGGTAAGTCCTCAGTAATAGCCATAGGAAGGGTCATGACCTGTGTCCTTGGGCTGGTTGTTGACAGAGAACTTGAGATACGAAATTTCGTACCCAAGATACATTATGGGGTTGTTGCAAACTTTACATCCAAGACCAGCAATATTGAGTACAAAGGCAAGTGGCAGCCTAAAAAACCTTCCAAAAAGAAGGAGGATAAGGATACTCAGGAGGAAGAAAAGTACATCACCAAGGAAGAGGCTGAAGAGCTTATTGAAAAGCTCAAGGATCATGAAGCAGCAGTAAAAAAAGTTGACATAAAGGTTAAAAATGAGCAGCCTCCACTTCTTTTTAACCTTGCAGAGCTGCAATCAGAAGCAAACAAAAAGTTTAAGCTTCCTGTTGACAGAACCCTTGAAATAGCACAAAGCCTTTATGAGAAAAAAATGATTTCCTACCCTAGGACAGACAGCAGGGTTATTTCAACAGATGTACTGACAGAGCTGCCAAAAATACTGAACGGCCTTTTTGCAAATTCCTCATACAAGGACATTGTAAAGAGAATAAAGGATTTTGGTGAGCTTAAAGTAAATAAATCCTCAAAACGGTTTGTAGATGACAGCAAAGTTACAGATCACTATGCCATAATTCCCACATATGTCACTACTGAGTTATCAAGGCTTGATAGCGATACAAAAAACGTATACAACCTCATCGTAAAGAGGTTCCTTGCTATATTTTATCCTCCAGCGGAGTTTAATACTGTAAAAGTTGAGACTGAGATAGCAGGAGAAATTTTTACAACCACTGCCAAAACATTAAAAGAGCCTGGATGGAAAGAGGTATATGAGGTTTCAACATCAAAGGACGAAGAAGATACCAGCAGTTCACCAATACACAAGCTGGTAAAAAAAGAGCCTTGCAGCGTAAACGGGTTTGATCTGGAAGAAAAGGAAACCAAGCCGCCTCCAAGGTACACAGACGGGTCACTTATTATAACCATGGAAAAGGCTGGTAAATTCATTGAAAACGAAGAACTGAGGGAGCAGATAAAAACCTGCGGCATAGGTACATCTGCTACAAGATCGGGTATTATAAAGAAGCTAAAGGATATCAAATATATAAATATTCACCCGAAGACTCAGGTTGTAACGCCTACACTAAAGGGTGAAGCAATAGTAGAGCTGGTACGCCTGACTGCAAAAGAGCTGTTAAATCCCTCCCTTACCGCAAGCTGGGAAAAAGGTCTTGTAATGCTGGAAAACAATGAAACTACCGAGGATATTTTCCGTGAAAAGCTCCATAATTATATAACAAGGACAATTGATAAAGTAAAAAGATGTAATACCGGCAAAATTAATATTATTAATATCGTTAAGGAATACTCCAATAAATAAAAAACAGCTCCATAATCCGCAATCACGGTGGTGGAGCTGTTTTACTGCTTTTATCAATCCATGCCCTTTAGCTTGCACTTTACCTCATACTGAACCAGTTCCGTTATTCTTGGCTCTTTACCACACAATGGACAAGACTCTCTTCTGGCCCAATTTACCTCTCTGAAGCTACTGGCAAGTGCATCAAAAGTAAGAATCCTTCCTGTTACATTCTCACCTATTCCCACAACCAGCTTAATAGCCTCTAAAGCCTGCATTGAGCCGATCACACCCGTTACGGCACCCAATATTCCCATATCGCTGCAGGTTGGCAGCACTCCATCCTCAGGGGGATAAGGGTAAAGGCATCTATAGCACGGAGTCTTTCCAGGGATTATAGTCATGAGAATACCGTCAAGGGCAACGGCAGCACCCTCTATAAGGGGCTTTTTCAAGAAATAACAGCAGTCGCTTATAAGATACCTGGCTGTAAAGTTGTCTGTGGCATCAATTACAACATCATATCCAGAAATAATATCCTGTACATTATCAATATCAATTCGGGTATTATGCTTTACAATCTTTATCTCCGGGTTAAGCTTAGTTATCTTTTCCTCACTGCTGTCCGTCTTTCTTTTTCCTATATCCTCCGTAAAGTGCAATACCTGTCTGTTAAGATTGGAAATTGTAACAGTGTCAAAATCCACAATTCCGATATTTCCAACACCTGCCGCTGCAAGATACAGGAGAACCGGAGAGCCCAGACCTCCGCTCCCCGCAACAAGTATTTTAGCCCTTTTAAGCTTCTCCTGTCCCTCTAATCCGAAACCATCCAGTATAAGCTGCCGTGAATACCTGAGGGCCTTATAATTTTCAGTTGTACTGTTTGTATTAGATTTATCCATGATACATCAGCCGCCCCCGATAAATTTTACAATTTCCAGGTTGTCTCCATCCTTTAAGGTAATCTCAGTCCACTTTCCCTTATCCGGGATTTCAAAATTGTACTCTACTACAACTATTTTAGGATCAACCCCTGCCGATTCCAGATAATCCTTTATGGAAAGCGACTTTTCCAACTCTATCTTTTTACCGTTTACTGTAACAGTGTACATGAAAATCCTCCTTTATTCGAAAGTCGGTCTTTCACCGCACATAATCTTGTTCATAGTCCTCACAGCACACATTTTACCGCACATTGTGCAGGAGTCTTCGATTTCCGGGACCGATGACTCTCTATATTTCCTTGGCTTTTCTTCGTCAATAGCCAGCTTGAACATTCCTTCCCAATCCAGGTTCTTTCTAGCAACACTCATCTTATAATCATGCTCCCTTGCACCCTTTACGCCTTTGGCTATATCAGCGGCATGAGCAGCAATTTTTGCAGCAATAATTCCTTCCTTCATATCATCCAGGTCAGGCAAACGAAGATGCTCTGCAGGAGTCACATAGCAAAGGAAATCTGCACCGCTGGCAGCAGCTATTGCTCCGCCGATTGCACTTGTTATGTGGTCATAGCCGGGTGCAATATCGGTTACCAGTGGCCCTAGCACATAGAATGGAGCATTGTGGCAGAGCCTCTTCTGAAGTACCATGTTAGCCTGGATTTCGTTTATAGCCATATGCCCCGGTCCTTCAATCATAACCTGCACATCCTTGGCCCAAGCCCTCTTTGTCAATTCTCCCAAAGTGATAAGCTCCTCTACCTGACATGCATCTGTTGCATCATGTATGCTTCCCGGTCTGCAGGCATCACCAAGGCTAATTGTAACATCATATTCCCTGCACACCTCTAAAAGATCATCAAAATATTCATAGAAGGGATTTTCGTTTCCTGTAAGCTCCATCCATGCATATATCAAAGAGCCGCCCCTCGAAACAATGTTAGTAAGCCTGCCATTTGTTTTGAGCCTCTGGGCAGTTTTTCTGTTTATGCCTGCATGGATAGTCATAAAGTCCACTCCATCCTCAGCATGGACCTTTACTACATCCAAAAGCTCTTTTACCGAAATCTCTCCCAAATCCTTATCAAGATGCCCTATGACATCATACATTGGAACAGTACCTATCATTGCTTTTGACATTCCAACAAGCTTACGTCTGAAATCCCTTGTCTTCCCATAAGAGCTCAAATCCATTATAGCTTCAGCTCCCATATCTATAGCCTTTCTTGCCTTTTCAATCTCGGGTTCAAAGTCTCTGCAGTCTCTTGATATTCCGAGATTTACATTGATTTTGGTTCTTAATCCTTCTCCAACGCCTTCAGGTTCAAGGCCTGTATGATTCTTATTTGCAGGAATAGCTATCCTTCCCTCTGCAACAAGCCCTATCAATCTATTAGGGTCCATGCCCTCTTTTTCAGCTACTTTTCTAATCTGCTCGGTTAATATGCCCTTTCTTGCGGCCTCCATTTGTGTTCTATATTCCATTTCAATTTACTCCCTTCATAATTTTCCTTGCTGAAGCGATTATCTCGCCAATATCATCTGCACCAACAATCTCAGTAACAAGGGCCACACATTTGGCTCCATGCTCCGCTACCTTTCCAAGATTGTGAAGCTTTATTCCTCCTATTGCCACAAAAGGAATTTTTACATTCTCTACAGCAAAATCAAGATATTCAAATCCAACAGGATCACATACATCCTTTTTGGTAAATGTTTTGAAAATAGGGCCTACACCTATATAATCCGCCCCGCCTTCAACGGCCTTTACCGCCTGCTGGGGTGAATGAGTGGAAACGCCGATAAGCATAGAATTACCCACAAGCTGCCTGGCTGCATAAAGTGGAAGATCGTCCTGTCCTATATGTACACCATCTGCCATAACGCTCTTTGCCAGTTCGATATGATCGTTAACTATAAAAGTTGCACCTGCTGCATAAGTCATCTCCCTTATCTTGATGCACTGGCGATACTTTTCCAGCATTGTTTTATCCTTTTCCCTGTATTGTATAAGCTTTATACCCGCTTCAAGCATTCGGGAAACCACTTCGATATTGTCTCTGCCCTTGGAATGTTCTTCTGCTGTCAGGCAGTAAATATCTGTCTTAAGGCAATCTACCCTTACAAAGGGCTTTAATGCCAGTGAAAACTCCTTCTCCACTGAGTAAAGTCCATACCTTATCTTTTCATATATTCTGGAAAGCTCATCTTTTCCCATGACCTTAAGCGTCTCTTCTATGCTTCTTACAGCTTCCTGTGCCCTTTTAAAATTGGCAGCCACAAGCTCCCTTATATCATTTTTTCCGTCCACTGCCAGTTTCTCTGATACTGATGGACCTATATCAGAATCCGAATCTCTATATTGGATAATGTCAAAGGCATATCCATTCATACTTTTTCTTATGTCATGTCTCAATGCTTTAAGCTTTGAAGTCAGCTCCCTGTTATTAAGGGAAAACCTTGATATATCCTCCAATACCCTTAAACCCTCTGACGCCCTGTTGATATTGGCATCAATCAGTCTCTCAAATCCTTCCACTTATATCACCTGCCTTAATTTTTGATATCTCGACGGAACTTTTTCATATGTACTGCCAGTCCTTAAATACCGGTTGAAAGCCCTTACCATACAGCATCTGCCTTATTTCCTCAACACTCCTGTCGTCGGATATTTCAAACTGTCCGTCACCGCGTTTTTCATTATATCCTCCAACCTCTGTAACCGAACCGGCAGACATTCGGGTAAGACCAAGTCCTACAAGGTTGTCTCTAAAGGAAGCCCTTTCCCTTGTAGAAACGGTTATCCCAACATGCCTTAAAAACAGCCTAGCCGCCAGCATTATTTGTACAAAGTCCCGATCTCCCACAGGAGAAGGCACCTCAAAACTGCCTGTATGAGGACGCATCCTCGGAATGGACAGACTTATTTCAACCTCTGAGTACTTGCCTGTAAGATAATGTGCATGCAAAGCAGTGTAAAATGCCTCTGTACGCCAGTTGCCAAGACCCATTAATGCACCGATTCCAACTGATCTCATACCGCTTCTGCAGCCTCTCTCAGGAGTATCCAATCGATAACGGAAATCTTTTTTTGGTCCTGATGGATGCATCGTCTTGTAAACATCTTCATCATATACCTCCTGGTAAATGGTAAGGCCGTCAACCCCACTGTTTACCAAAAGCCTGTAGTCCTCTTCATCAAGGGGATAAACCTCCAAAGATATGGACGTAAAATATTCAGCTATAATCTTTACGCAATCTCTAATATACTCTACAGGAGAATGTTTCCTGGATTCGCCTGTAAGAAGCAGGATATGCCTTATACCCATTTCAGATATGGCCTTTGCCTCAACCCTAAGCTCTTCCATTGTAAGCTTCCTTCTGTCCAGATCATTGTGAACATTAAATCCGCAGTACAAACAATTATTCACACAGTAGTTGGCCAGATACAGGGGTGCGTACAAAACCACTGCCCTTCCGAAATGCTGAAGGGTTATACGCTGTGCCTTTCTCGCCATTTCTTCCAGAAAGTCTGAGGCAGCAGGAGATATCAGGACAAGATAGTCGTCAATCGAAAAGATTTCCTTTGAAAGCACCCTATCTACTTCTTCTCTGCTCACACTTTGTATCCTCTCAAATACAACATTTTGTTTGTATTTTTGCAAAACATCATAAAAACTCATAATAATATCACCATCTATTCCTTAAAACTTCTACTATTTTTACTGCTGTTAACCGTTTAAGAAA
The genomic region above belongs to Pseudobacteroides sp. and contains:
- the thiH gene encoding 2-iminoacetate synthase ThiH, producing the protein MSFYDVLQKYKQNVVFERIQSVSREEVDRVLSKEIFSIDDYLVLISPAASDFLEEMARKAQRITLQHFGRAVVLYAPLYLANYCVNNCLYCGFNVHNDLDRRKLTMEELRVEAKAISEMGIRHILLLTGESRKHSPVEYIRDCVKIIAEYFTSISLEVYPLDEEDYRLLVNSGVDGLTIYQEVYDEDVYKTMHPSGPKKDFRYRLDTPERGCRSGMRSVGIGALMGLGNWRTEAFYTALHAHYLTGKYSEVEISLSIPRMRPHTGSFEVPSPVGDRDFVQIMLAARLFLRHVGITVSTRERASFRDNLVGLGLTRMSAGSVTEVGGYNEKRGDGQFEISDDRSVEEIRQMLYGKGFQPVFKDWQYI
- the thiE gene encoding thiamine phosphate synthase encodes the protein MEGFERLIDANINRASEGLRVLEDISRFSLNNRELTSKLKALRHDIRKSMNGYAFDIIQYRDSDSDIGPSVSEKLAVDGKNDIRELVAANFKRAQEAVRSIEETLKVMGKDELSRIYEKIRYGLYSVEKEFSLALKPFVRVDCLKTDIYCLTAEEHSKGRDNIEVVSRMLEAGIKLIQYREKDKTMLEKYRQCIKIREMTYAAGATFIVNDHIELAKSVMADGVHIGQDDLPLYAARQLVGNSMLIGVSTHSPQQAVKAVEGGADYIGVGPIFKTFTKKDVCDPVGFEYLDFAVENVKIPFVAIGGIKLHNLGKVAEHGAKCVALVTEIVGADDIGEIIASARKIMKGVN
- the thiC gene encoding phosphomethylpyrimidine synthase ThiC, which produces MEYRTQMEAARKGILTEQIRKVAEKEGMDPNRLIGLVAEGRIAIPANKNHTGLEPEGVGEGLRTKINVNLGISRDCRDFEPEIEKARKAIDMGAEAIMDLSSYGKTRDFRRKLVGMSKAMIGTVPMYDVIGHLDKDLGEISVKELLDVVKVHAEDGVDFMTIHAGINRKTAQRLKTNGRLTNIVSRGGSLIYAWMELTGNENPFYEYFDDLLEVCREYDVTISLGDACRPGSIHDATDACQVEELITLGELTKRAWAKDVQVMIEGPGHMAINEIQANMVLQKRLCHNAPFYVLGPLVTDIAPGYDHITSAIGGAIAAASGADFLCYVTPAEHLRLPDLDDMKEGIIAAKIAAHAADIAKGVKGAREHDYKMSVARKNLDWEGMFKLAIDEEKPRKYRESSVPEIEDSCTMCGKMCAVRTMNKIMCGERPTFE
- the thiS gene encoding sulfur carrier protein ThiS; this encodes MYTVTVNGKKIELEKSLSIKDYLESAGVDPKIVVVEYNFEIPDKGKWTEITLKDGDNLEIVKFIGGG